From a region of the Mercurialis annua linkage group LG1-X, ddMerAnnu1.2, whole genome shotgun sequence genome:
- the LOC126664871 gene encoding O-fucosyltransferase 31, with amino-acid sequence MESTMKHLLSLLIHSKHCQSQRLAIAALLLLLLPLFFPNLFRPLSRSSPSLFSEWNAPKPTHLPLLKAALDGHILRRDQSELWSPLPYQGWKPCPPDHPIFIKPSLPDKSQGYIQVFLDGGLNQQRMGICDAVAVAKILNATLVIPHLDVNPVWQDSSSFMDIFDVDHFIDTLDQEVSIVRAPPTEYSWSTREYYGTGIRATRIKTAPLHASADWYLENVLPVLQSYGIAAIAPFSHRLAFDKLPITIQRLRCKVNFEALVFVPRIKSLGDTLVNRLRFPAGASGTELLKDRRGGTGKEGSGKYAVLHLRFDKDMTAHSSCDFGGGKAERLALAKYRQVLWQGRVLNMQFTDEELRGQGRCPLTPEEIGLLLAALGFSNSTRLYLASHRVYGGEARVSTLKQLFPLMEDKKSLASAEERAEVEGKASLLAAVDYYVSLQSDIFISASPGNMHNALVGHRAYLNLKTIRPNMVLLGPLFMNKSIDWSEFQLAVVKGHKNRQGQIRLRKEKQSIYTYPIPDCMCQN; translated from the exons ATGGAGTCAACAATGAAGCATTTGTTATCATTGTTAATACACAGTAAACACTGCCAGTCTCAAAGACTCGCAATTGCTGCCCTTTTGCTTCTTCTACTCCCCCTTTTCTTCCCCAATCTCTTCCGTCCATTATCCCGATCTTCTCCTTCTCTCTTCTCT GAATGGAATGCTCCAAAACCCACACATTTACCCCTTCTCAAAGCTGCTTTAGATGGCCATATT CTGCGTAGAGACCAATCTGAGCTTTGGTCTCCATTGCCTTACCAAGGATGGAAACCCTGCCCTCCTGATCATCCCATTTTTATTAAACCCT CACTACCTGATAAATCTCAAGGCTACATTCAAGTGTTTCTTGATGGTGGATTGAACCAGCAAAGGATGGgg ATATGTGATGCGGTTGCGGTTGCTAAGATACTCAATGCTACTCTTGTTATCCCGCATCTTGACGTAAATCCTGTCTGGCAAGATTCAAG TTCATTTATGGATATATTTGATGTGGATCACTTTATTGATACCTTGGATCAAGAAGTTTCAATTGTTAGAGCGCCTCCCACTGAGTACTCTTGGAGTACACGTGAATATTATGGTACGGGAATACGAGCTACAAGAATCAAGACTGCACCTCTTCATGCTTCAGCTGACTGGTATCTGGAAAATGTTTTGCCAGTATTGCAAAG TTATGGAATTGCTGCCATTGCCCCTTTCTCTCATCGCTTAGCTTTTGACAAATTACCTATAACCATCCAGCGCCTAAGGTGTAAAGTCAATTTCGAAGCCTTAGTTTTTGTTCCTCGTATAAAGTCATTGGGAGACACACTTGTTAATCGTCTCCGCTTTCCTGCTGGGGCTTCAGGGACAGAGCTCCTGAAGGACAGAAGAGGTGGTACTGGAAAAGAGGGCTCTGGAAAGTATGCTGTGTTGCATCTTCGCTTTGATAAA GATATGACTGCTCATTCATCCTGTGATTTTGGTGGGGGTAAAGCTGAACGACTTGCTCTGGCCAAATACCGGCAAGTGCTTTGGCAGGGAAGAGTTTTAAACATGCAGTTTACTGATGAGGAGTTGAGAGGTCAGGGGCGTTGTCCATTGACTCCTGAAGAGATCGGATTATTGCTAGCAGCTTTAGGTTTCAGCAATAGTACTCGGCTCTATCTTGCTTCACACAGG GTTTATGGCGGAGAAGCTAGGGTTTCTACTTTGAAGCAATTATTTCCGTTAATGGAAGACAAGAAGAGCCTGGCGTCTGCAGAGGAACGGGCGGAAGTTGAAGGGAAGGCTTCTTTATTGGCCGCAGTTGACTATTATGTGAGCTTGCAGAGCGACATCTTTATCTCTGCCTCTCCAGGAAACATGCACAATGCTCtg GTAGGACATAGAGCTTACTTGAACCTGAAGACCATAAGACCAAACATGGTACTGCTGGGACCGCTTTTCATGAACAAGAGCATTGATTGGTCAGAATTTCAGCTTGCAGTGGTGAAGGGCCATAAAAATAGACAAGGGCAGATTAGATTAAGAAAGGAGAAGCAATCAATTTATACTTACCCTATTCCTGATTGTATGTGTCAAAATTGA
- the LOC126664868 gene encoding mechanosensitive ion channel protein 3, chloroplastic-like isoform X1 → MTCTSSIQFSPELNFYCCRGCSKQFNSVFGKGKNRVNLANVNLSSRCLRQDAWTLHFVSSLHGPIVPAPSRCNSFVCRSVATPAAGANGIPVVKTAALVLMRSYNSLCGSSLAFKLIPAVGIIAFASLGLDPLMRLCRIIFLQKSDNNWKKSSTYYIMTSYLQPLLLWTGAILICRALDPVSLHSEVSQAVKQRLLNFVRSLSTVLAFAYCLSSVIQQAQKFATEMNDSNDARNMGFDFAGKAIYSAVWIAAVSLFMELLGFSTQKWVTAGGLGTVLLTLAGREIFTNFLSSVMIHATRPFVLNEWIQTKIEGYEVSGTVEHVGWWSPTVIRGDDREAVHIPNHKFTMNVVRNLSQKTHWRIKTYLAISHLDVHKINNIVADMRKVLAKNPQVEQQRLHRRVFLDTIDPENQALMILVSCFVKTSHYEEFSCVKEAVLLDLLRVISHHRARLATPIRTVQKTYRDADLDNVPFADTIFARSRAAAKRPLLLIEPSYKINSEDKTKSSVQSVRTSEEKDSKVEAASTSETKVEAKAGSIPNVESETDKVTATATPDSSITSKASATPASESQKNSETQESSESMENSRNKEMGLNSEDLAPRRETPEGYVVAAAAISQAQQDIERHVTAPSSSVLEENIVLGVALEGSKRTLPIEDEMDPSLFPPESKELAASRNGVGSPSADKDMKDGQMPTITSGSQVD, encoded by the exons TTTACTGCTGTCGTGGATGTAGCAAGCAATTTAAT AGTGTGTTTGGAAAGGGAAAGAACAGAGTAAATTTGGCTAATGTCAATCTTTCATCCCGTTGTTTG cGACAGGATGCTTGGACTCTTCATTTTGTAAGCAGCTTGCATGGCCCCATAGTCCCTGCACCTTCCAGATGCAATTCTTTTGTCTGCCGATCTGTTGCAACACCGGCTGCTGGAGCAAATGGTATTCCTGTTGTGAAAACTGCAGCTCTGGTCTTGATGAG ATCATACAATTCCCTTTGTGGGAGTTCTCTTGCATTTAAATTAATCCCAGCAGTTGGTATCATCGCTTTTGCTTCACTGGGTCTTGATCCGCTCATGCGTCTTTGCAGAATTATATTTCTCCAG AAATCTGATAATAATTGGAAGAAAAGTAGCACGTATTATATTATGACTTCGTATCTCCAGCCTTTACTGTTATGGACTGGAGCAATACTTATATGCAG AGCATTAGATCCTGTATCTCTCCACTCAGAAGTGAGCCAGGCTGTGAAGCAACGGCTTCTAAATTTTGTACGCTCATTGTCAACTGTGCTGGCATTTGCTTATTGTTTGTCAAG CGTTATTCAACAAGCACAGAAGTTCGCTACAGAGATGAATGACTCCAATGATGCAAGAAAT ATGGGATTTGATTTTGCTGGAAAAGCTATTTATAGTGCAGTTTGGATTGCAGCTGTATCATTGTTTATGGAATTGCTGGGGTTCTCCACCCAAAAGTGGGTAACAGCTGGAGGTCTTGGTACAGTATTGCTCACCCTTGCTGGTCGTGAG atttttacaaattttcttTCTAGTGTAATGATCCATGCAACGCGGCCCTTTGTTTTGAATGAATGGATTCAGACAAAAATCGAAGGTTATGAAGTTTCTGGCACGGTTGAG CATGTGGGTTGGTGGTCGCCTACAGTCATAAGAGGTGATGATCGTGAAGCAGTTCATATTCCCAATCATAAATTTACCATGAATGTTGTGAGAAATCTTAGCCAGAAGACTCATTGGCGTATTAAGACCTACCTTGCCATCAGTCACTTGGATGTCCACAAAATTAAT AACATTGTTGCTGATATGCGCAAAGTATTGGCCAAAAATCCTCAAGTGGAGCAGCAGAGGTTGCACAGAAGAGTTTTCCTTGATACCATTGACCCTGAAAATCAGGCCCTTATG ATCTTGGTATCGTGCTTTGTGAAAACCTCACATTATGAAGAGTTTTCCTGTGTAAAG GAAGCAGTACTCTTGGATCTTCTTAGAGTTATAAGCCATCATCGCGCTCGGCTTGCCACACCCATTCGTACTGTTCAGAAAACATACAGAGATGCTGATCTTGATAATGTACCATTTGCCGACACTATATTTGCTCGTTCAAGAGCAGCTGCTAAACGTCCGTTATTGTTGATTGAGCcttcttataaaataaatagtgaAGATAAAACTAAATCCTCTGTGCAATCAGTGCGTACTAGCGAGGAAAAGGACAGCAAGGTAGAAGCTGCTTCTACATCAGAAACCAAAGTGGAAGCTAAAGCGGGGTCAATTCCAAATGTTGAGTCAGAAACGGATAAGGTCACAGCAACTGCTACACCTGACTCGAGCATAACCTCTAAGGCTTCAGCAACCCCAGCATCTGAGTCCCAAAAGAATTCTGAAACGCAGGAATCTAGTGAAAGCATGGAAAATTCGAGGAACAAGGAAATGGGGCTTAATTCTGAAGACTTAGCACCAAGAAGGGAAACACCTGAAGGATATGTAGTTGCTGCAGCAGCCATTTCACAGGCTCAACAGGATATAGAGAGGCACGTCACAGCACCATCATCATCAGTATTGGAGGAAAATATTGTTCTTGGTGTTGCTCTGGAAGGTTCAAAACGAACATTGCCAATTGAAGACGAAATGGACCCGTCTCTGTTCCCTCCGGAGTCCAAGGAACTGGCTGCCAGCAGGAATGGAGTTGGGTCCCCTTCCGCTGACAAGGATATGAAAGATGGCCAGATGCCAACAATCACGAGTGGCTCACAAGTTGATTGA
- the LOC126664868 gene encoding mechanosensitive ion channel protein 3, chloroplastic-like isoform X2, translating to MTCTSSIQFSPELNFYCCRGCSKQFNSVFGKGKNRVNLANVNLSSRCLDAWTLHFVSSLHGPIVPAPSRCNSFVCRSVATPAAGANGIPVVKTAALVLMRSYNSLCGSSLAFKLIPAVGIIAFASLGLDPLMRLCRIIFLQKSDNNWKKSSTYYIMTSYLQPLLLWTGAILICRALDPVSLHSEVSQAVKQRLLNFVRSLSTVLAFAYCLSSVIQQAQKFATEMNDSNDARNMGFDFAGKAIYSAVWIAAVSLFMELLGFSTQKWVTAGGLGTVLLTLAGREIFTNFLSSVMIHATRPFVLNEWIQTKIEGYEVSGTVEHVGWWSPTVIRGDDREAVHIPNHKFTMNVVRNLSQKTHWRIKTYLAISHLDVHKINNIVADMRKVLAKNPQVEQQRLHRRVFLDTIDPENQALMILVSCFVKTSHYEEFSCVKEAVLLDLLRVISHHRARLATPIRTVQKTYRDADLDNVPFADTIFARSRAAAKRPLLLIEPSYKINSEDKTKSSVQSVRTSEEKDSKVEAASTSETKVEAKAGSIPNVESETDKVTATATPDSSITSKASATPASESQKNSETQESSESMENSRNKEMGLNSEDLAPRRETPEGYVVAAAAISQAQQDIERHVTAPSSSVLEENIVLGVALEGSKRTLPIEDEMDPSLFPPESKELAASRNGVGSPSADKDMKDGQMPTITSGSQVD from the exons TTTACTGCTGTCGTGGATGTAGCAAGCAATTTAAT AGTGTGTTTGGAAAGGGAAAGAACAGAGTAAATTTGGCTAATGTCAATCTTTCATCCCGTTGTTTG GATGCTTGGACTCTTCATTTTGTAAGCAGCTTGCATGGCCCCATAGTCCCTGCACCTTCCAGATGCAATTCTTTTGTCTGCCGATCTGTTGCAACACCGGCTGCTGGAGCAAATGGTATTCCTGTTGTGAAAACTGCAGCTCTGGTCTTGATGAG ATCATACAATTCCCTTTGTGGGAGTTCTCTTGCATTTAAATTAATCCCAGCAGTTGGTATCATCGCTTTTGCTTCACTGGGTCTTGATCCGCTCATGCGTCTTTGCAGAATTATATTTCTCCAG AAATCTGATAATAATTGGAAGAAAAGTAGCACGTATTATATTATGACTTCGTATCTCCAGCCTTTACTGTTATGGACTGGAGCAATACTTATATGCAG AGCATTAGATCCTGTATCTCTCCACTCAGAAGTGAGCCAGGCTGTGAAGCAACGGCTTCTAAATTTTGTACGCTCATTGTCAACTGTGCTGGCATTTGCTTATTGTTTGTCAAG CGTTATTCAACAAGCACAGAAGTTCGCTACAGAGATGAATGACTCCAATGATGCAAGAAAT ATGGGATTTGATTTTGCTGGAAAAGCTATTTATAGTGCAGTTTGGATTGCAGCTGTATCATTGTTTATGGAATTGCTGGGGTTCTCCACCCAAAAGTGGGTAACAGCTGGAGGTCTTGGTACAGTATTGCTCACCCTTGCTGGTCGTGAG atttttacaaattttcttTCTAGTGTAATGATCCATGCAACGCGGCCCTTTGTTTTGAATGAATGGATTCAGACAAAAATCGAAGGTTATGAAGTTTCTGGCACGGTTGAG CATGTGGGTTGGTGGTCGCCTACAGTCATAAGAGGTGATGATCGTGAAGCAGTTCATATTCCCAATCATAAATTTACCATGAATGTTGTGAGAAATCTTAGCCAGAAGACTCATTGGCGTATTAAGACCTACCTTGCCATCAGTCACTTGGATGTCCACAAAATTAAT AACATTGTTGCTGATATGCGCAAAGTATTGGCCAAAAATCCTCAAGTGGAGCAGCAGAGGTTGCACAGAAGAGTTTTCCTTGATACCATTGACCCTGAAAATCAGGCCCTTATG ATCTTGGTATCGTGCTTTGTGAAAACCTCACATTATGAAGAGTTTTCCTGTGTAAAG GAAGCAGTACTCTTGGATCTTCTTAGAGTTATAAGCCATCATCGCGCTCGGCTTGCCACACCCATTCGTACTGTTCAGAAAACATACAGAGATGCTGATCTTGATAATGTACCATTTGCCGACACTATATTTGCTCGTTCAAGAGCAGCTGCTAAACGTCCGTTATTGTTGATTGAGCcttcttataaaataaatagtgaAGATAAAACTAAATCCTCTGTGCAATCAGTGCGTACTAGCGAGGAAAAGGACAGCAAGGTAGAAGCTGCTTCTACATCAGAAACCAAAGTGGAAGCTAAAGCGGGGTCAATTCCAAATGTTGAGTCAGAAACGGATAAGGTCACAGCAACTGCTACACCTGACTCGAGCATAACCTCTAAGGCTTCAGCAACCCCAGCATCTGAGTCCCAAAAGAATTCTGAAACGCAGGAATCTAGTGAAAGCATGGAAAATTCGAGGAACAAGGAAATGGGGCTTAATTCTGAAGACTTAGCACCAAGAAGGGAAACACCTGAAGGATATGTAGTTGCTGCAGCAGCCATTTCACAGGCTCAACAGGATATAGAGAGGCACGTCACAGCACCATCATCATCAGTATTGGAGGAAAATATTGTTCTTGGTGTTGCTCTGGAAGGTTCAAAACGAACATTGCCAATTGAAGACGAAATGGACCCGTCTCTGTTCCCTCCGGAGTCCAAGGAACTGGCTGCCAGCAGGAATGGAGTTGGGTCCCCTTCCGCTGACAAGGATATGAAAGATGGCCAGATGCCAACAATCACGAGTGGCTCACAAGTTGATTGA
- the LOC126664868 gene encoding mechanosensitive ion channel protein 2, chloroplastic-like isoform X3, protein MRSYNSLCGSSLAFKLIPAVGIIAFASLGLDPLMRLCRIIFLQKSDNNWKKSSTYYIMTSYLQPLLLWTGAILICRALDPVSLHSEVSQAVKQRLLNFVRSLSTVLAFAYCLSSVIQQAQKFATEMNDSNDARNMGFDFAGKAIYSAVWIAAVSLFMELLGFSTQKWVTAGGLGTVLLTLAGREIFTNFLSSVMIHATRPFVLNEWIQTKIEGYEVSGTVEHVGWWSPTVIRGDDREAVHIPNHKFTMNVVRNLSQKTHWRIKTYLAISHLDVHKINNIVADMRKVLAKNPQVEQQRLHRRVFLDTIDPENQALMILVSCFVKTSHYEEFSCVKEAVLLDLLRVISHHRARLATPIRTVQKTYRDADLDNVPFADTIFARSRAAAKRPLLLIEPSYKINSEDKTKSSVQSVRTSEEKDSKVEAASTSETKVEAKAGSIPNVESETDKVTATATPDSSITSKASATPASESQKNSETQESSESMENSRNKEMGLNSEDLAPRRETPEGYVVAAAAISQAQQDIERHVTAPSSSVLEENIVLGVALEGSKRTLPIEDEMDPSLFPPESKELAASRNGVGSPSADKDMKDGQMPTITSGSQVD, encoded by the exons ATGAG ATCATACAATTCCCTTTGTGGGAGTTCTCTTGCATTTAAATTAATCCCAGCAGTTGGTATCATCGCTTTTGCTTCACTGGGTCTTGATCCGCTCATGCGTCTTTGCAGAATTATATTTCTCCAG AAATCTGATAATAATTGGAAGAAAAGTAGCACGTATTATATTATGACTTCGTATCTCCAGCCTTTACTGTTATGGACTGGAGCAATACTTATATGCAG AGCATTAGATCCTGTATCTCTCCACTCAGAAGTGAGCCAGGCTGTGAAGCAACGGCTTCTAAATTTTGTACGCTCATTGTCAACTGTGCTGGCATTTGCTTATTGTTTGTCAAG CGTTATTCAACAAGCACAGAAGTTCGCTACAGAGATGAATGACTCCAATGATGCAAGAAAT ATGGGATTTGATTTTGCTGGAAAAGCTATTTATAGTGCAGTTTGGATTGCAGCTGTATCATTGTTTATGGAATTGCTGGGGTTCTCCACCCAAAAGTGGGTAACAGCTGGAGGTCTTGGTACAGTATTGCTCACCCTTGCTGGTCGTGAG atttttacaaattttcttTCTAGTGTAATGATCCATGCAACGCGGCCCTTTGTTTTGAATGAATGGATTCAGACAAAAATCGAAGGTTATGAAGTTTCTGGCACGGTTGAG CATGTGGGTTGGTGGTCGCCTACAGTCATAAGAGGTGATGATCGTGAAGCAGTTCATATTCCCAATCATAAATTTACCATGAATGTTGTGAGAAATCTTAGCCAGAAGACTCATTGGCGTATTAAGACCTACCTTGCCATCAGTCACTTGGATGTCCACAAAATTAAT AACATTGTTGCTGATATGCGCAAAGTATTGGCCAAAAATCCTCAAGTGGAGCAGCAGAGGTTGCACAGAAGAGTTTTCCTTGATACCATTGACCCTGAAAATCAGGCCCTTATG ATCTTGGTATCGTGCTTTGTGAAAACCTCACATTATGAAGAGTTTTCCTGTGTAAAG GAAGCAGTACTCTTGGATCTTCTTAGAGTTATAAGCCATCATCGCGCTCGGCTTGCCACACCCATTCGTACTGTTCAGAAAACATACAGAGATGCTGATCTTGATAATGTACCATTTGCCGACACTATATTTGCTCGTTCAAGAGCAGCTGCTAAACGTCCGTTATTGTTGATTGAGCcttcttataaaataaatagtgaAGATAAAACTAAATCCTCTGTGCAATCAGTGCGTACTAGCGAGGAAAAGGACAGCAAGGTAGAAGCTGCTTCTACATCAGAAACCAAAGTGGAAGCTAAAGCGGGGTCAATTCCAAATGTTGAGTCAGAAACGGATAAGGTCACAGCAACTGCTACACCTGACTCGAGCATAACCTCTAAGGCTTCAGCAACCCCAGCATCTGAGTCCCAAAAGAATTCTGAAACGCAGGAATCTAGTGAAAGCATGGAAAATTCGAGGAACAAGGAAATGGGGCTTAATTCTGAAGACTTAGCACCAAGAAGGGAAACACCTGAAGGATATGTAGTTGCTGCAGCAGCCATTTCACAGGCTCAACAGGATATAGAGAGGCACGTCACAGCACCATCATCATCAGTATTGGAGGAAAATATTGTTCTTGGTGTTGCTCTGGAAGGTTCAAAACGAACATTGCCAATTGAAGACGAAATGGACCCGTCTCTGTTCCCTCCGGAGTCCAAGGAACTGGCTGCCAGCAGGAATGGAGTTGGGTCCCCTTCCGCTGACAAGGATATGAAAGATGGCCAGATGCCAACAATCACGAGTGGCTCACAAGTTGATTGA